The following coding sequences lie in one Bacteroidota bacterium genomic window:
- a CDS encoding alpha-amylase, with protein MKSVCFYFQVHQPFRLRTYRFFDIGKNHYYYDEYFNRMIMRRIAEKCYLPMNSILLDQIKTLGSKFKVSFSISGLAIEQMELYAPEVLESFRKLVATGQVEILAETYAHSLSSLRDKEEFIRQVALHTRKIQDTFGITPTAFRNTELIYSDQIGADVAEMGYKVMLTEGAKHVLGWKSPNYMYANAINPKLKVLLRNFRLSDDIAFRFGMQSWADWPLTAEKFAGWLNNLNEKEEVVNIFMDYETFGEHQWAATGIFDFMKKLPAAILEGTQYQFATPTELGEKLQPVGAIHVPYPISWADEERDITAWLGNNMQDEAFARLYELAPKVRASQDEALIRDWQYLQASDHFYYMCTKWFSDGVVHKYFNHYPSPYEAYINYMNVLADFTIRVNEAVPHTSSPEEELRQTGEALLSLGAALGKSAITQVKKAARQIEDSVRRKEQEIKPVLEDLAKMSDAKIKKLVKELEADDLVAALNQAGEELVSKVLPNMSKKAREAFEEARAKAGKVSKTRMKEARKKVEEKMKEFLG; from the coding sequence ATGAAATCAGTTTGTTTTTACTTTCAGGTGCATCAGCCATTCAGGTTGAGAACCTACAGGTTTTTCGACATCGGCAAAAACCACTACTACTACGATGAATACTTCAACCGGATGATCATGCGACGGATAGCCGAAAAGTGCTACCTGCCCATGAACAGCATCCTGCTCGATCAGATAAAGACATTGGGGAGCAAATTCAAGGTTAGTTTTTCGATTTCCGGTCTGGCCATCGAGCAGATGGAACTTTATGCGCCCGAGGTGCTTGAGAGTTTCCGCAAGCTGGTGGCTACGGGTCAGGTGGAAATCCTGGCCGAAACCTACGCCCACTCCCTGAGTTCGCTGCGCGATAAGGAAGAGTTCATCAGGCAGGTGGCGCTGCATACCCGGAAAATTCAGGACACCTTCGGCATCACCCCCACCGCCTTCCGAAATACCGAGCTGATATACAGCGACCAGATCGGAGCCGATGTGGCCGAAATGGGCTATAAGGTGATGCTCACCGAAGGCGCAAAACATGTGCTGGGCTGGAAAAGTCCAAACTACATGTACGCCAATGCCATCAACCCAAAACTAAAGGTGTTGTTGCGCAACTTCAGGCTGAGCGACGACATTGCTTTCCGCTTTGGCATGCAAAGCTGGGCCGACTGGCCATTGACCGCCGAAAAATTTGCCGGCTGGCTCAACAACCTGAACGAGAAAGAGGAGGTTGTGAACATCTTTATGGACTACGAAACCTTTGGCGAACACCAGTGGGCTGCCACAGGCATCTTCGATTTCATGAAAAAATTACCAGCAGCCATACTCGAAGGCACTCAATATCAGTTTGCTACGCCTACCGAACTGGGCGAAAAGCTACAGCCCGTGGGCGCCATCCACGTGCCCTACCCCATCTCGTGGGCCGACGAAGAGCGCGACATCACCGCCTGGCTGGGCAACAATATGCAGGACGAAGCCTTTGCACGTCTGTATGAACTTGCGCCAAAGGTACGGGCCTCGCAGGACGAAGCCCTGATTCGCGACTGGCAATACCTGCAGGCCTCGGATCACTTTTATTATATGTGCACAAAATGGTTCTCCGACGGGGTGGTACACAAATATTTCAACCACTACCCCTCGCCCTATGAGGCCTACATCAATTATATGAATGTGCTGGCCGATTTCACCATCCGTGTCAACGAAGCCGTACCCCATACCTCTTCGCCCGAAGAAGAGCTGCGTCAAACCGGCGAAGCCCTGCTCAGCCTTGGCGCTGCTTTGGGAAAATCGGCCATCACACAGGTGAAAAAGGCTGCCCGGCAGATCGAAGACAGCGTACGTCGTAAAGAGCAGGAAATCAAGCCGGTACTTGAAGACCTTGCCAAAATGTCGGATGCTAAAATCAAAAAACTGGTTAAAGAACTCGAAGCCGACGACCTCGTTGCAGCCCTGAACCAGGCCGGTGAGGAGCTGGTGAGCAAGGTGTTGCCCAATATGTCGAAAAAAGCCCGGGAAGCTTTCGAGGAAGCCAGGGCAAAGGCCGGCAAAGTGAGCAAGACACGCATGAAGGAGGCCCGTAAAAAGGTGGAAGAAAAAATGAAGGAGTTCCTGGGATAA
- a CDS encoding glycosyltransferase family 4 protein — protein MRVLMFGWEFPPHITGGLGTACFGLTKGLAKHDVEILFVVPKAYGDESQEAVRLLNASEVTIDIDKEETREYWERVQYMEIGSNIIPYVGPEQFETMVEEQRKVTETFRSPVFSQKFEFSGKYGTNLMEEVSRYALVGSAIATRHEFDLIHAHDWLTYPAGIAAKETTGKPLVVHMHATEFDRTGENVNTEVYAIERRGMEAADLVITVSNLTRRIVIERYGIDPKKVITVHNAVEPVDKSGMELPEKQVKEKVVTFLGRITFQKGPEYFVEAAYKILQRDNNVRFVMAGTGDLLNKMVQRVAQLRIGHKFHFTGFLKGDDVDRLFAMTDVFVMPSISEPFGIVPLEAMRSNVPVVISKQSGVAEVLKHALKVDFWDVDGMADAIYGLCHYNALSETFIKEGREEVDNLKWTKAAEKIRKLYEKVLNETKKSKQ, from the coding sequence ATGAGAGTATTGATGTTTGGTTGGGAATTTCCTCCCCACATCACCGGTGGCCTCGGCACTGCCTGTTTCGGCCTGACCAAAGGACTGGCAAAACACGATGTGGAGATTTTGTTCGTTGTGCCCAAAGCCTATGGCGACGAAAGTCAGGAGGCTGTGAGGCTGCTCAACGCCAGCGAAGTAACCATTGACATCGACAAAGAAGAAACCCGCGAATACTGGGAAAGGGTGCAATATATGGAGATTGGCTCAAACATCATCCCATATGTCGGCCCGGAACAGTTCGAAACCATGGTGGAAGAACAGCGCAAGGTGACCGAAACCTTCCGCAGCCCTGTCTTTTCTCAGAAATTTGAGTTTTCGGGCAAGTATGGCACCAACCTCATGGAGGAAGTGTCGCGCTACGCCCTGGTGGGTTCGGCCATTGCCACCAGGCATGAGTTCGACCTGATTCATGCCCACGACTGGCTCACCTATCCCGCAGGCATAGCTGCCAAAGAAACCACCGGCAAACCACTGGTAGTGCACATGCATGCCACCGAATTTGACCGCACAGGCGAAAACGTCAACACCGAAGTGTATGCCATTGAACGGCGTGGCATGGAAGCCGCCGATCTGGTAATCACCGTGAGCAACCTCACCAGACGCATCGTTATTGAGCGCTATGGAATCGACCCCAAAAAAGTCATTACCGTGCACAATGCAGTTGAACCTGTGGACAAATCCGGAATGGAACTGCCTGAAAAACAGGTAAAAGAAAAAGTAGTCACCTTCCTCGGACGCATCACTTTCCAGAAAGGCCCCGAATACTTTGTGGAAGCTGCATACAAAATACTCCAGCGCGACAACAACGTCCGTTTCGTTATGGCGGGCACCGGCGACCTGCTCAACAAAATGGTGCAACGCGTAGCCCAGTTACGCATCGGGCACAAGTTTCATTTCACAGGATTTTTGAAAGGCGATGATGTGGACCGGCTCTTTGCCATGACAGATGTGTTCGTAATGCCCTCTATTTCAGAACCTTTTGGCATCGTGCCTCTCGAAGCCATGCGCAGCAACGTGCCTGTGGTCATTTCCAAGCAGTCGGGTGTTGCCGAAGTGCTCAAACATGCCCTCAAGGTTGACTTCTGGGATGTGGACGGCATGGCCGATGCCATTTATGGCCTATGCCACTACAATGCCCTGTCGGAAACTTTCATCAAGGAAGGCCGCGAAGAAGTGGACAACCTCAAGTGGACCAAAGCAGCCGAAAAAATCAGGAAGCTTTACGAGAAAGTTCTCAACGAAACCAAAAAAAGTAAACAATAG
- a CDS encoding glycogen debranching enzyme family protein — protein sequence MTYIAFNKQQLINLEFALSRELLRSNRSGAYSATTIAGCNTRKYHGLLVVPQPQLDHHNHLLLSAIDETVIQHDEAFNFGLRMYPNGIHDPKGHKYLREFVGEPIPQVIYRVGGVILSKEMLFAHNEARLLIRYTLLEAHSPTTLRLKPFLAFRNIHQLTRANLDANTSAQICTNGVSWQMYHGYSRLYMQLSAENEYVHVPDWYYNVEYVKDAELGLPHNEDLFSPGFFELPIRKGESIIVSAGLEPMAPSDMKRRFTTELRKRTPRDSFENCLINAAEQFVVKTEGKTSILAGFPWFGSWGRDTFIAAPGLLLTRNDQKTFTEVIDSMVERMRGPFFPNINRNNQPEYESADTPLWFFWALQQYVQHTGQTKPVWKKYGPVMKTILEAYRNGADYQVFMNDKGLISAGSPAMALTWMDVYVKGKPVTPRPGYTVEINALWYNAIRFAIELANASGDHQFVADWQGLADNIPQAFAEMFWDSGRAYLADHIWESQTDWTVRPNMVIAVSLPYTPVTDEIKNSVLRKAKNELLTPRGLRTLSPEHPRYKGMLTGSPEERDEAYHNGTVFPWLSLFFAEGWLSLNGRSGLRLVKELYHNFEPAMFEAGLGSISEVYDGDPPHEARGAISQAWSVAALIQIKQLIDQLKPQDSKL from the coding sequence ATGACCTATATTGCGTTCAATAAGCAACAACTGATCAATCTCGAGTTTGCATTGAGCCGCGAGCTGCTCCGGTCGAACCGGTCGGGGGCCTATTCGGCCACCACCATTGCCGGCTGCAACACACGAAAGTACCACGGATTGCTCGTTGTGCCTCAGCCTCAGCTCGATCATCACAACCATCTCCTGTTGTCGGCCATCGACGAAACAGTGATCCAACACGACGAAGCATTCAACTTTGGTTTGAGGATGTATCCCAACGGAATACACGACCCCAAAGGGCACAAATACCTGCGCGAATTTGTGGGCGAGCCCATCCCGCAGGTGATATATCGTGTGGGTGGGGTAATCTTGAGCAAAGAGATGCTTTTTGCCCATAACGAGGCCAGGCTGCTTATCCGTTATACATTACTCGAAGCACATTCGCCTACAACACTGAGGCTCAAGCCTTTTCTGGCATTTCGAAATATCCACCAGCTCACCAGGGCCAATCTCGATGCCAACACCTCCGCCCAGATCTGCACCAATGGGGTGTCGTGGCAGATGTACCACGGTTATTCGAGGCTGTACATGCAACTCTCGGCCGAAAACGAATACGTGCATGTGCCGGATTGGTACTACAATGTGGAATACGTAAAGGATGCCGAGCTCGGACTGCCGCACAACGAAGACCTGTTTTCGCCCGGATTCTTTGAGTTGCCCATCCGCAAAGGCGAATCCATCATTGTATCGGCCGGCTTGGAGCCGATGGCCCCTTCCGACATGAAGCGCAGGTTCACCACAGAGCTGCGCAAACGCACACCGCGCGACAGCTTCGAGAACTGCCTGATCAACGCGGCAGAGCAGTTCGTTGTGAAAACGGAAGGAAAAACCTCCATCCTTGCCGGTTTTCCATGGTTTGGAAGCTGGGGACGCGATACCTTTATCGCTGCGCCTGGACTGCTGCTCACACGCAATGACCAGAAAACTTTCACCGAGGTGATCGACAGCATGGTTGAGCGCATGCGCGGGCCTTTTTTCCCGAATATCAACCGCAACAACCAGCCCGAATATGAGTCGGCCGACACGCCGCTCTGGTTTTTCTGGGCTTTGCAGCAATATGTGCAGCATACCGGTCAGACCAAACCAGTCTGGAAAAAATATGGGCCTGTGATGAAAACCATTCTCGAGGCTTACCGAAATGGCGCAGATTATCAGGTGTTTATGAACGATAAAGGGCTCATCAGCGCAGGCAGTCCGGCCATGGCCCTCACCTGGATGGATGTGTACGTGAAAGGCAAGCCCGTAACCCCCCGACCAGGCTATACGGTTGAAATTAACGCGCTCTGGTACAATGCAATACGTTTTGCCATCGAACTGGCCAATGCCTCGGGCGACCATCAGTTTGTTGCCGACTGGCAAGGGCTGGCCGACAACATTCCCCAGGCTTTTGCCGAAATGTTTTGGGATAGCGGCCGCGCCTATCTTGCCGATCACATCTGGGAAAGCCAGACCGACTGGACCGTGCGACCAAACATGGTGATTGCCGTATCGCTGCCCTATACTCCGGTGACTGACGAAATCAAGAACAGCGTGCTTCGCAAAGCAAAAAACGAGTTGCTCACCCCACGCGGGCTGCGCACCCTGAGTCCGGAACACCCCCGATACAAAGGCATGCTCACCGGCAGCCCGGAAGAACGCGACGAAGCCTACCACAATGGCACCGTATTTCCCTGGCTCAGCCTGTTTTTTGCCGAAGGCTGGCTCAGCCTGAACGGACGATCCGGACTAAGGCTAGTGAAGGAACTCTATCACAATTTCGAGCCTGCAATGTTTGAAGCAGGACTGGGAAGCATATCCGAAGTGTACGACGGCGACCCGCCCCACGAAGCAAGAGGCGCCATTTCGCAGGCGTGGAGTGTTGCTGCCCTCATTCAGATAAAACAACTCATTGATCAACTCAAACCCCAGGATTCCAAGCTATGA
- a CDS encoding S9 family peptidase: MKNLTTILMLTLLPLWTAAQNCRAFSLPDYDRWHDINSLKIKNDGSLVTWEWNPQKGDGKLIVYLTSTGAYDTLYRGYDAAFLPANQGVVAKIKPYRELIRKQTLDGVKKDKQTKDSLVVRMYSPDTTLKLEGVRSYKVPEKAGALVAWLFDENYGPKVDTARQDSSARPVKKPTRLKQAGKVYTMGVLNTSTLETIYFTNVSDYAFSREGVLSYVTQNDRGDSSFVWLWSEKQPAPVRIDARTGWMSQLSSDPAGRQWAFLHTADTSKRKMYSLWYYNQSSPPVRMLADSNHRSIPDGLCISPDYMPRFSDDGTALYFGLGRKPAPLSKDTLTPDEKVSLDIWHWKDGQLQSQQLKNLDREQKRTWLAVYYPARNSLLPLGTGPEIDLSPNLKNHPQVMIGVDPRLYEQLSSWEQTRYADIWMVNRITGQKRLLLQKHNSIYSLSPDGLYLLYYQIPDSSWYSLELKTNLSLRLTNAEDVFYDERNDIPQPASAAGLVGWRDATTALVNSSGKLWLLDLTGKKRPQSFAAPENTIVRAIVADRDEPYLPEVLPLTIYHKRTKAMAIGRLALTSMQFIMNDFEPFHYSRFQKARERELYVYTAENYSVYPDLRLTNDLMQPGRPISDANPWKEEYCRGKVELVGWRSFNGDQLEGLLYYPANFNPEQAYPMIVYFYEQHSDGLHRYLMPRPSRSTVNIPEYTSRGYFVFTPDIRYRDGFPGKSAYDAVISGTQSLIERYPFINPQRLGIQGQSWGGYQTAWLITQTGMFRAAMAGAPVSNMTSAYGGIRYESGVVRQFQYEQGQSRIGGSLWENLPLYIENSPLFYADRVTTPLLIMSNDNDGAVPWTQGIELFTALRRLGKPAWMLNYNNAPHNLSRRADMEDFTLRLQQFFDHYLMDAPMPDWMEKGVPAIEKARRQ; the protein is encoded by the coding sequence ATGAAAAATCTGACCACCATACTGATGCTCACATTGCTGCCATTGTGGACAGCAGCTCAAAACTGCCGGGCGTTCAGTTTGCCTGATTACGACCGTTGGCACGACATTAACTCTTTGAAAATCAAAAACGACGGGAGTCTTGTGACCTGGGAATGGAATCCGCAGAAAGGCGATGGAAAATTGATCGTTTACCTCACCTCAACTGGTGCATACGATACCCTTTACCGGGGCTACGATGCGGCATTTCTGCCTGCAAATCAGGGAGTAGTGGCCAAAATTAAACCTTACAGGGAGCTCATCAGAAAACAAACCCTCGACGGGGTGAAAAAAGACAAGCAAACCAAGGACTCTCTGGTTGTGCGTATGTACAGTCCCGATACCACACTGAAATTGGAGGGCGTTCGTTCCTACAAAGTCCCGGAAAAAGCAGGAGCGCTTGTTGCCTGGCTGTTCGACGAAAACTATGGTCCGAAAGTTGATACGGCCAGACAGGACAGCAGCGCCAGGCCGGTGAAAAAACCAACGCGGCTTAAACAGGCAGGTAAAGTGTACACAATGGGAGTGCTTAATACCAGCACTTTAGAAACCATTTACTTTACCAATGTAAGCGATTATGCATTCAGCCGTGAGGGTGTGCTGTCGTACGTGACCCAGAACGACAGGGGCGACAGCAGCTTTGTGTGGTTATGGTCCGAAAAACAGCCGGCGCCTGTGCGCATTGATGCCCGTACGGGCTGGATGAGCCAACTTTCATCCGATCCGGCCGGCCGGCAATGGGCTTTCCTGCATACTGCCGACACCAGCAAACGTAAGATGTACAGCCTTTGGTATTACAACCAGTCCAGCCCGCCGGTGCGCATGCTGGCCGACAGCAACCACAGGTCTATACCAGATGGGTTGTGCATCAGCCCCGATTATATGCCCCGGTTTTCCGACGATGGCACAGCGCTTTATTTTGGTCTCGGGCGAAAACCGGCGCCATTGTCGAAAGATACACTCACACCCGACGAAAAGGTGAGTCTCGACATCTGGCACTGGAAAGATGGTCAGCTGCAGAGCCAGCAACTGAAAAACCTCGACAGGGAGCAAAAACGCACCTGGCTGGCCGTGTACTATCCTGCCAGAAACAGCCTTTTGCCCTTGGGTACCGGGCCGGAAATCGACCTGAGTCCGAACCTGAAAAATCACCCGCAGGTCATGATTGGCGTGGATCCACGTCTGTATGAGCAGCTATCGAGCTGGGAACAAACGCGTTATGCAGACATCTGGATGGTCAATCGCATCACCGGCCAAAAACGCCTGCTTTTGCAAAAGCACAACAGCATTTATAGCCTGTCGCCCGACGGGCTGTATTTGCTTTATTACCAGATACCCGACAGCTCGTGGTATAGCCTCGAACTGAAAACCAATCTTTCTTTGCGCCTAACAAATGCGGAAGATGTTTTTTATGACGAACGGAACGATATCCCGCAACCGGCTTCAGCCGCTGGCCTGGTAGGTTGGCGCGATGCCACCACGGCCCTTGTGAACAGTTCGGGCAAACTGTGGCTGCTCGACCTGACCGGTAAAAAACGGCCACAATCGTTCGCTGCACCCGAAAACACCATTGTCCGTGCCATTGTTGCCGACCGCGACGAACCATATCTTCCTGAGGTACTTCCGCTTACGATTTACCACAAACGCACTAAAGCCATGGCCATCGGACGTTTGGCGCTAACATCCATGCAATTCATCATGAACGACTTTGAGCCATTCCATTACTCCCGTTTTCAGAAAGCCAGAGAGCGCGAACTGTATGTGTACACCGCTGAGAATTACTCCGTTTATCCCGACTTGCGTCTTACAAATGACCTGATGCAGCCTGGCAGGCCAATATCCGATGCCAACCCCTGGAAAGAAGAATATTGCCGTGGCAAGGTTGAGCTTGTTGGCTGGCGGTCGTTCAATGGCGACCAGCTGGAAGGGCTGCTCTACTACCCGGCCAATTTTAATCCTGAGCAGGCTTACCCGATGATTGTGTACTTCTATGAGCAGCACAGCGACGGATTGCATCGTTACCTGATGCCCAGGCCCTCGCGCTCCACGGTTAATATTCCTGAATACACCTCGCGCGGCTATTTTGTGTTCACTCCCGATATACGCTATCGTGATGGCTTTCCGGGCAAGAGCGCCTACGACGCAGTGATCAGCGGCACCCAAAGCCTGATCGAACGTTATCCGTTCATCAACCCGCAACGGCTTGGTATTCAAGGACAAAGCTGGGGTGGGTACCAAACCGCCTGGCTCATAACGCAAACCGGAATGTTCAGGGCCGCCATGGCAGGTGCGCCGGTAAGCAACATGACCAGCGCTTATGGCGGCATCAGGTACGAATCGGGGGTGGTGAGGCAGTTTCAATACGAGCAGGGCCAAAGCCGCATCGGCGGGAGCCTGTGGGAAAACTTGCCGCTTTACATCGAAAACTCTCCTTTATTCTATGCCGACCGCGTTACCACGCCCCTGCTCATCATGTCGAACGACAACGACGGGGCAGTGCCATGGACGCAGGGCATCGAGCTGTTTACTGCACTCAGACGACTTGGCAAACCTGCATGGATGCTCAACTACAACAATGCCCCGCACAACCTCAGCCGGAGGGCCGACATGGAGGATTTCACCCTTCGCCTGCAGCAGTTTTTCGACCATTACCTGATGGATGCCCCCATGCCGGATTGGATGGAAAAAGGAGTTCCGGCAATTGAAAAGGCCCGACGACAGTAA
- a CDS encoding 2-oxoacid:acceptor oxidoreductase family protein — protein MTEEIIIAGFGGQGVLSMGKILAYGGIMQNQEVSWMPSYGPEMRGGTANVTVILSDERISSPILNFFDTAIILNQQSMDKFEKSVKPGGVLLYDPNGITRHPVRTDINIYQIEGARLAAETGNTKIFNMIVLGAFLKVKPVVELENVILGLKKSLPERYHKLIPLNEQAIHIGMDNLKAYRLN, from the coding sequence ATGACAGAAGAAATCATCATCGCAGGCTTTGGCGGTCAGGGCGTGTTGTCCATGGGCAAAATCCTGGCTTATGGCGGCATCATGCAAAACCAGGAGGTGAGCTGGATGCCATCCTATGGTCCCGAAATGCGCGGTGGCACTGCCAACGTTACCGTCATACTCAGCGACGAACGCATCAGCTCGCCCATTCTCAACTTTTTCGATACCGCCATCATCCTCAACCAGCAGTCGATGGACAAATTCGAAAAATCAGTAAAACCCGGAGGTGTGCTGCTCTATGACCCCAACGGCATTACCCGTCATCCCGTTCGCACGGATATCAACATCTACCAGATCGAAGGTGCGCGATTGGCCGCCGAAACAGGCAACACCAAGATTTTCAACATGATTGTACTCGGGGCCTTTCTTAAAGTCAAACCAGTGGTAGAACTTGAGAATGTGATCCTTGGCCTGAAAAAATCTTTGCCGGAACGCTACCACAAACTCATCCCGCTAAACGAACAAGCCATCCACATTGGCATGGATAACCTGAAAGCTTACCGCCTGAATTAA
- a CDS encoding 2-oxoglutarate oxidoreductase — protein sequence MSFEEIVKPENLVYKKTELLTDKPLSYCPGCGHGTAHRVIMEVIEELGLEEDTIGVAPVGCSVLAYEFMNIDMTQAAHGRAPAVATGIKRVWPDKIVFTYQGDGDLAAIGTSETIHACNRGENIVIIFINNGIYGMTGGQMAPTTLPGMKSSTSPYGRDTHLMGNPLKITELVAQLPGTYFVSRQAVHTPAAVRRAKKAIKKAFENQRDKKPGLSFVEIVSNCNSGWKMTPNDANKWMEENMFPFYPLGDIKVDGNLINAK from the coding sequence ATAAGTTTTGAAGAAATCGTAAAACCGGAAAACCTGGTTTACAAAAAGACAGAACTGCTCACCGACAAGCCCCTCTCCTATTGCCCTGGCTGCGGCCATGGCACAGCCCACAGGGTGATCATGGAGGTGATTGAAGAACTTGGTCTTGAGGAAGATACCATTGGCGTAGCGCCTGTGGGCTGCTCGGTGCTGGCCTATGAGTTTATGAACATCGACATGACCCAGGCAGCGCACGGACGCGCACCTGCAGTTGCCACAGGCATCAAAAGGGTGTGGCCCGACAAAATCGTGTTTACCTATCAGGGCGACGGCGACCTGGCGGCGATAGGCACCAGCGAGACCATCCATGCCTGCAACAGAGGCGAAAACATCGTAATCATCTTTATCAACAACGGCATCTATGGCATGACAGGCGGACAAATGGCCCCCACTACCCTGCCGGGCATGAAGTCGTCCACCTCGCCCTATGGCCGCGACACCCATTTGATGGGTAACCCGCTCAAAATCACTGAGCTGGTAGCCCAACTGCCCGGCACCTATTTCGTCAGCCGGCAGGCTGTACACACCCCGGCTGCTGTGCGCAGGGCAAAGAAAGCCATCAAAAAAGCGTTCGAAAACCAGCGCGACAAAAAACCGGGGCTCTCGTTCGTCGAAATCGTATCGAACTGCAACTCGGGTTGGAAAATGACGCCAAACGATGCCAACAAATGGATGGAAGAAAACATGTTTCCTTTCTATCCGCTTGGCGACATCAAGGTTGATGGCAATTTGATTAACGCAAAATAA
- a CDS encoding 3-methyl-2-oxobutanoate dehydrogenase subunit VorB — protein MMGELRLMKGNEALAEAAIRAGADAYFGYPITPQSEVIEYLMAEKPWERTGMVVLQAESEVAAINMVYGAAGAGKKVMTTSSSPGISLKQEGLSYIAGAELPCVYANVVRGGPGLGTIQPSQADYFQSVKGGGHGDYRQIVLAPASVQEMADFVKLGFDLAFKYRIAVLILSDGIIGQMMEKVELFDPIPRLTDQEVIERYPWATTGKKKGTQRRIITSLDLEAHEMEKHNKHLQEKYRLIEQNEVRYEAIQCEDAEYIFVAYGSSARIAQKAVQLARKKGIRAGLVRLITLFPFPSKALQEYCKKGVKGWLAVEMSAGQMVEDVMLAVKGCAKVEHFGRFGGVVHTPEEVLQAMEEKIIGG, from the coding sequence ATTATGGGCGAACTTCGTCTGATGAAAGGGAATGAGGCATTGGCTGAGGCGGCCATCCGTGCCGGTGCCGACGCCTATTTCGGATATCCGATCACTCCGCAGTCGGAGGTGATTGAGTATCTGATGGCCGAAAAACCCTGGGAGCGAACCGGCATGGTGGTGCTGCAGGCCGAAAGTGAGGTGGCGGCAATCAACATGGTCTATGGAGCTGCAGGGGCAGGAAAAAAAGTTATGACCACTTCCTCAAGTCCGGGCATCAGCCTCAAGCAGGAAGGTCTTTCGTATATTGCAGGTGCCGAGCTGCCCTGTGTGTATGCCAATGTGGTGCGCGGAGGTCCGGGACTGGGAACCATCCAACCCTCGCAAGCCGACTATTTCCAAAGCGTAAAAGGCGGCGGACATGGCGACTACCGGCAGATTGTGCTGGCTCCGGCCTCGGTGCAGGAAATGGCTGATTTTGTGAAGCTTGGCTTCGATTTGGCCTTCAAATACCGCATTGCCGTGCTCATCCTCTCCGATGGCATCATCGGTCAGATGATGGAAAAAGTGGAACTTTTCGACCCGATTCCCCGACTCACCGACCAGGAAGTCATCGAGCGTTACCCCTGGGCTACCACGGGCAAGAAAAAAGGTACACAACGCCGGATCATCACCTCGCTCGACCTCGAGGCGCACGAAATGGAAAAACACAACAAGCATCTGCAGGAAAAATACCGGCTCATCGAACAAAATGAGGTGCGGTACGAAGCCATCCAGTGCGAAGATGCCGAGTACATCTTTGTTGCCTACGGTTCAAGTGCCCGCATCGCCCAGAAAGCAGTTCAGCTGGCCCGCAAAAAAGGCATCAGGGCCGGGCTCGTCCGCCTGATCACCCTTTTCCCCTTCCCCTCCAAAGCCTTGCAGGAATACTGCAAAAAAGGCGTCAAAGGCTGGCTGGCTGTGGAAATGAGCGCCGGACAAATGGTGGAAGATGTGATGCTTGCCGTGAAAGGCTGTGCAAAAGTGGAACACTTCGGAAGGTTTGGAGGGGTGGTGCATACCCCCGAAGAAGTACTCCAGGCCATGGAAGAAAAAATCATAGGAGGCTGA
- a CDS encoding 4Fe-4S binding protein has translation MAKVKGAIVVDVQKCKGCGVCIPACPTEVISLAAEVNGKGYNYAYMEKPDECIGCANCAIVCPDGVITVYKVKLS, from the coding sequence ATGGCAAAGGTCAAAGGCGCCATAGTGGTTGATGTGCAGAAATGCAAAGGATGCGGTGTGTGCATTCCCGCCTGTCCTACCGAAGTCATCAGCCTGGCAGCAGAGGTAAACGGCAAAGGCTACAATTACGCCTATATGGAAAAACCCGACGAGTGCATCGGATGTGCCAACTGCGCCATCGTTTGTCCCGACGGGGTGATCACCGTTTACAAAGTAAAACTCAGTTAA